A region from the Cellvibrio sp. PSBB006 genome encodes:
- a CDS encoding GNAT family N-acetyltransferase: MDIHMKQAPSDFFPASHQPGLFRSSAWLTAWNETWGTHPSTRPSGDAVSLSSGTTLEEMIVRTRTYKGSILPITTAFPLGLSTREMPSIRSEYFFFCNEDDHLSKTITRYLDNALQQSWDQFYIADVLRSSPTYHLLLQAAKARQLGIIHAEIEPTYAIDLRQQDFTTYLGNLGKHTRLRLFNRRQHLKKQGPVKVQNIWPDRTAFFQLLNDFHQRRWGKACYRGRNRDFINLLLDRSTAQGYEVDFSVMSVSDTPVSVVFDIRYQGRQYNFQSGYQENYCKSVALGTLHFGYQIEAAFNNPAIQFYDFMAGKGKNCDYKKKLVNRTDEFATLLLVRSHWLKQAYKLQSLLRRT, encoded by the coding sequence GTGGATATCCATATGAAGCAAGCTCCTTCCGATTTTTTCCCTGCCAGTCATCAGCCCGGATTGTTTCGTTCATCCGCCTGGCTAACGGCGTGGAACGAAACCTGGGGCACACATCCCTCTACACGACCATCCGGCGATGCTGTTTCATTGAGCTCTGGCACAACGCTTGAAGAAATGATCGTTCGCACGCGCACTTACAAAGGTAGTATTCTGCCAATTACCACTGCGTTTCCCTTAGGACTTTCCACAAGAGAAATGCCCAGTATTCGCAGCGAGTATTTCTTTTTTTGCAACGAAGATGATCATTTATCCAAAACTATTACACGCTACCTGGATAATGCTCTCCAACAATCCTGGGATCAATTCTACATTGCCGATGTATTGCGCTCATCACCTACTTATCATTTATTACTACAGGCAGCGAAGGCCCGGCAGCTAGGTATCATCCATGCAGAAATTGAACCCACCTATGCAATTGATTTACGCCAGCAGGATTTCACAACTTACTTAGGTAACCTGGGCAAGCATACTCGCTTGCGATTATTCAATCGTCGACAACACCTTAAAAAACAAGGCCCCGTGAAAGTTCAGAATATCTGGCCTGATCGCACGGCTTTTTTTCAACTGCTTAATGACTTTCATCAACGACGCTGGGGGAAAGCTTGCTATCGTGGCAGAAACCGTGACTTTATTAACTTGCTTTTAGATCGCTCAACAGCCCAAGGCTATGAAGTAGATTTCTCCGTCATGAGTGTATCTGACACACCTGTTTCTGTTGTCTTCGACATTCGTTATCAGGGAAGGCAATATAATTTTCAAAGCGGCTATCAGGAAAACTACTGTAAATCTGTTGCGTTGGGAACCTTACATTTTGGCTATCAGATTGAAGCAGCATTCAATAATCCCGCTATTCAGTTCTATGATTTTATGGCCGGCAAAGGGAAGAACTGCGACTATAAGAAAAAACTGGTTAATCGGACCGATGAATTTGCGACCTTGCTGTTGGTGAGAAGCCACTGGCTGAAACAGGCTTATAAATTGCAGTCGCTACTCAGAAGAACCTGA
- a CDS encoding tetratricopeptide repeat protein, translating to MKCLNIIAGIGLALLIAGCGNKEAEQAANVERHLRAADAYTQQGQLRAAMIEAKNAIQLQPENAAGYKALARIYNHMGAYGATQDLLENVVARHPETSTLLAEAYLNTQKYRSTLDVLNKHTAQDPAEQYQQWILRGRAQIPLGDRSGFDTTLTQLAQHENSQLDVELLRARWALANGESETAEKSLTQLLNQNPDHFDALILQGEIALYQNDLPKAEKHFTRALTTLGNTDIMTAQRIMVLNQLTDVLIREGRTSEAYAYQKLLSEANPESHSAQQRFNEALALYQDGNYADAEAVLTKLHEEFPQNSTTGTLLGLVHHQLGRDESAAELFDQYIDPETASTSLIQTAVLTKLRADQDDEALTLLKMASDNQPQNPALLASYGLALLDRDAKSNEGALALEKSLALDTSQQRLRIALAKRYFALENTEQALAQLQKAYAEMPLDIIIQQSYFHALIANGQQAEVKRLINAFQQQFPDNPRGDFLAGWLAYEEKNFTEAQRAFEKAIAHPDNREKQFAYAGLAQIYTDQQQPQQAAESWQSALKADPAMIPAYGHWLKLMQALKRNREAITFLNELEEGSQQWQPSVMLARIHVAQNNIQQAITHIETALARSGNSMPVKQLAANLYHQQGASLMAQKRFDEAKTFLLRALKLFPDNIRYVASMVQAELVTGDISEAQKLLDQLAATQTNQAQRFNLQAMIRIAEKKPEEALQLYRQSWQSAPNDTAAEALFNHYQKSEPQQADTFVDEWLQKLPESAKPTLIKAMAAQRTKNMADAVKWYEKTLELAPQMPAALNNLAWIYYEKKDPRALELAKRAYELAPNSAAILDTYGWLLVESGDVQQGHDILEKAAQAAPDNQEIQGHLAEAKARR from the coding sequence ATGAAATGTCTCAACATCATCGCCGGCATAGGGTTGGCTTTATTAATAGCCGGCTGTGGAAACAAAGAGGCCGAACAGGCCGCTAATGTTGAGCGACATTTACGCGCGGCCGATGCCTATACCCAACAAGGTCAATTGCGCGCAGCTATGATCGAAGCCAAGAACGCTATCCAATTACAGCCGGAGAATGCTGCCGGCTATAAGGCGCTGGCTCGCATCTACAATCACATGGGCGCTTATGGTGCGACCCAGGACTTGCTTGAAAACGTCGTGGCCCGCCATCCGGAAACCAGCACCTTACTTGCTGAAGCTTATCTGAATACCCAAAAATATCGTTCAACGCTTGATGTCCTGAACAAGCACACGGCACAAGACCCGGCCGAGCAATATCAGCAGTGGATACTGCGTGGGCGCGCGCAAATCCCGCTCGGTGATCGCAGCGGCTTTGACACCACACTCACGCAGCTGGCACAACATGAAAATAGCCAACTCGATGTAGAACTGTTGCGGGCGCGTTGGGCGTTAGCTAACGGAGAAAGTGAAACTGCAGAAAAAAGCCTTACCCAACTGCTCAATCAAAACCCCGATCATTTCGACGCATTGATTTTGCAAGGCGAAATCGCGCTTTACCAGAACGACCTGCCAAAAGCCGAAAAGCATTTCACGCGCGCCCTGACGACCCTTGGCAATACCGATATCATGACAGCGCAACGCATCATGGTATTGAATCAATTAACCGATGTGTTGATTCGCGAAGGACGCACCAGTGAGGCTTATGCTTATCAAAAATTATTATCCGAAGCCAATCCCGAAAGTCATTCCGCACAACAGCGCTTTAATGAAGCACTGGCACTTTATCAAGACGGTAATTATGCGGACGCCGAAGCCGTTTTAACAAAACTGCACGAAGAATTCCCACAGAACTCCACCACCGGAACACTGTTGGGCCTGGTCCACCATCAGCTTGGCCGCGATGAAAGTGCCGCAGAATTATTTGATCAGTACATTGATCCTGAGACCGCGTCGACCAGCTTGATCCAAACCGCTGTACTGACGAAACTGCGCGCCGATCAGGACGACGAAGCGCTGACCTTGCTCAAGATGGCCAGCGATAATCAGCCACAAAATCCTGCACTCCTTGCCAGTTACGGCCTTGCCTTGCTGGATCGGGATGCCAAAAGTAATGAAGGCGCATTGGCACTGGAAAAGAGCCTGGCTCTGGATACCTCGCAACAACGCTTGCGCATCGCTTTGGCCAAACGTTACTTCGCTCTGGAAAATACGGAACAGGCGCTGGCGCAATTACAAAAAGCCTATGCCGAAATGCCGCTCGATATCATCATCCAACAAAGTTATTTCCATGCATTGATCGCCAATGGTCAACAAGCGGAAGTCAAGCGCTTAATCAACGCGTTTCAACAGCAATTTCCTGACAACCCGCGCGGCGATTTTCTCGCCGGCTGGTTAGCCTATGAAGAGAAAAACTTCACCGAAGCACAGCGCGCTTTCGAAAAAGCCATTGCCCACCCGGACAACCGCGAAAAACAATTCGCCTACGCGGGCCTCGCGCAGATCTACACCGATCAACAACAACCACAGCAAGCAGCGGAATCCTGGCAGTCCGCCTTGAAGGCCGACCCGGCCATGATCCCCGCCTATGGTCACTGGTTGAAGTTAATGCAAGCGCTAAAACGTAACCGGGAGGCGATTACGTTTCTGAATGAACTCGAAGAAGGAAGCCAGCAATGGCAACCGTCGGTAATGCTGGCGCGCATTCATGTAGCGCAAAATAATATTCAACAGGCCATTACCCATATAGAAACTGCCCTGGCGCGTAGCGGCAACAGCATGCCGGTCAAACAACTGGCTGCCAATTTATATCACCAGCAAGGCGCAAGCTTAATGGCACAAAAGCGTTTTGATGAAGCCAAAACCTTTTTGTTACGTGCGTTGAAATTGTTTCCTGACAACATTCGCTATGTGGCCAGTATGGTTCAAGCTGAATTGGTTACTGGAGATATCTCTGAAGCACAAAAATTATTAGATCAACTGGCGGCAACACAAACCAACCAGGCTCAGCGTTTTAATTTACAAGCCATGATTCGCATTGCAGAAAAAAAACCTGAAGAAGCGCTACAGCTCTATCGACAATCCTGGCAATCTGCACCTAACGACACCGCCGCTGAAGCACTGTTTAATCACTACCAAAAAAGTGAACCTCAACAAGCCGATACGTTTGTAGACGAATGGCTACAAAAACTCCCGGAGAGTGCCAAGCCCACATTAATCAAAGCCATGGCCGCACAGCGCACTAAAAATATGGCCGACGCAGTCAAATGGTATGAAAAAACCCTGGAACTGGCCCCGCAAATGCCCGCCGCACTCAACAACCTCGCCTGGATTTATTACGAAAAAAAAGATCCTCGGGCTCTCGAACTAGCCAAGCGCGCCTATGAACTTGCACCTAATAGCGCCGCCATTCTCGATACTTACGGATGGTTATTGGTTGAGAGTGGTGATGTGCAACAAGGCCACGATATTCTGGAAAAGGCTGCGCAGGCGGCACCGGATAACCAGGAGATTCAGGGGCATCTTGCGGAGGCTAAAGCGCGACGTTAA